The Flavobacterium commune genome contains the following window.
ATACGCCAAAAGCAGATCAATTTAATGGCGAATCCACTCTTTATGTAGATGATTTTGAAGGTTCGCAATCTACTATCGATATGCGTTCGGCTTATGCCTGGAGTTTAGCATCAACGCCTGAAGAAAATACAAATAGTGCTTATAATTTTAATGCTAAGGCCAATGATTTGTCTTATGGACATAAAAGATCCAAATTGGCCTGGTACACTATTGATCCGATTTTTTATGTGCAGCGACCATCGGGAATATCGAATGACGATATTTCGTTGAACTCTACCAGAAGAATTTATAGCAAAGAGTTGTATCCAACATTAGACATTGCTCAAGGACAAACTCAGGTAATTAATACTTTAGACTTAACATATTACCCGTCTGAGAGAGGACCGTATAACAATAATTCGAGTTTTAATTTGAATCCAAAAGAAAATTTTGGAGGAATTATGCGTTCAATAAGCTCAACTAATTTTGAGCAGGGAAATGTCGAGTACATTCAGTTTTGGGTCTTAGATCCTTATGTGGGTAATGGAAAATCAGAAGCGACTAATACAGGTAAGGTCTATTTTAACTTAGGAGAAATATCAGAGGATATATTAAAAGATGGTCGAAAACAATATGAAAACGGATTAGGTCCAGATCAGGTTTTGGTGAATCCAAGACCAATTTGGGGAGATGTTCCTGCATCGCAATCTTTGATTTATACATTTGATGCTGATACTCAAAACAGAAGGAATCAAGATGTTGGATTAGATGGTTTGTCTAATAATGCTGAGACTGCTGTTTATGATAATTTCGCCTCAGAACCGGATCCGGCAGCCGATGATTACACTTTTTACCTTAACTCTAATGGTGGCGTAAAAGAGCGTTATAAAAACTATAACGGAGTTGATGGTAACTCAGCGGTTGATATAAACGATCCTAACCGTGGGGCAACAACATTTCCTGATGTTGAGGATGTGAACAGAGATAATACGATGAATACGATTAATGCGTATTATGAGTACAGCATTGATATGAAACCTAATATGCAAATTGGGGAGAATTATGTTACGGATGTTAGAGAAGCTGATGTGACATTGCCTAACGGAGCAACAACTGCAGCGCGATGGATTCAGTTTAAAATTCCTGTTTCACAGCCTGAAAATAAAATAGGTAGTATCGAAGATTTTAGATCCATTCGTTTTATGCGAATGTTTATGACAGGATTTGAGGATGAAGTAACGATGCGTTTTGGAGCTTTGGATTTAGTTCGTGGAGAATGGAGAAGATATACTGCAACATTAGATCCTGCTGATACTAATGTTGGCGATGATAATACGGAGTTAGATGTTATTGCGGTTAATGTTCAGGAAAACGACACCAGATGTCCGGTAAATTATATTACACCTCCGGGGGTTCAAAGAGAACAGTTGTATAATAATAATACCCTGATTAATCAAAATGAGCAATCATTATCTTTAAGAGTTGCCGGAGAAGGTTTGGAACCGAACGATTCAAGAGCTGTATTTAAAAATGTAAGCGTGGATATGCGTCAGTTTAAAAAACTGAAAATGTTTTTACATGCCGAATCGTTGAAGAATGAAATGCTATTACAAGATAATCAAATGGTAGGTTTTATACGTTTTGGAAATGATTTTACACAAAATTTTTATCAAATAGAGATTCCGTTAAAGGTTACCGAAACAACAGATGGTGTTTGTAAATACACTGCCGATGATGTTTGGCCGGAGGCCAATGAAATCGATTTGTCATTAGCATTGTTGACTCAATTAAAAGTAGAAGCCATGTCAGTTGATGCCAGTACGCTGCCATTGGATGGAATTTATTATAAAAATGAGGACGAATTAGACGGAAGTTTAGCAAGTAAAATCAATAAACTGCGATTAGGTATTAAAGGAAATCCTAATTTTGGTTTGGTGCGTACTTTGATGGTTGGGATAAAGAGTAACGAGCCTCATCAGAAAATTAAAGGAGAAGTTTGGTTTAACGAACTTCGTTTGGCCGAAATGGACAATCGCGGTGGTATGGCTGCTGTGCTGAATGTGGATACAAACTTTGCTGATTTTGCAACTATTTCTGCAACCGGAAAAATGAGTACTGTAGGTTTTGGAACTATTGAACAAGGTCCAAATGAAAGAAGTCGAGAAGATATTCAGCAGTATAATATTGTGACTAATCTGAATCTGGGGAAACTATTGCCTAATAAATGGGGTATTAATTTACCTTTTAATTACAGTGTAGGTGAGGAAACAATTAAGCCGGAATACGACCCTTTTAATCAGGATATTAAATTAAAGGAGCTTTTAAAGAATACTGCTGATGCTGATACAAGAGCTAATTTGAGAAATCGTGCGATTGATTATACTAAGCGTACCAGTATTAATTTTATTGGAGTGAGAAAACAAAGAGCGGCAGAGCAAAAACCACATATTTATGATCCGGAGAATTTTACTTTTTCTCAATCGTTTAATAAAGTAGAACATCATGATTATGAGGTTGAAGATTATCTGGATCAGCAGGCCAGTACTTCAGTTGATTATGCTTACACATTTGATAATAAAGCGGTGGAGCCTTTTAAGAAAACGAAATTCATGAAGAAAAGTTCGTATTGGAAATTATTGAGTGATTTTAATTTTAATTTTTTACCATCAAATATCACCTTTAATACCAATATTAACAGGCAATACAATCGTCAGCAGTTTAGACAGGTAGAGAATGTGCCAGGTCTTGAGCTGAATCCTTTGTATCGTAGAAATTTCGGTTTTAATTATAACTATGGATTCAATTATAATTTGACAAAATCTTTGAAATTTAGTTATGCGGCTTCTACTAATAATTTGGTGAAAAATTATCTGGATCAGGACGATCAGCCTATCGATAGTTTTTCTATTTGGGATAGTTACTGGGATATAGGTGATCCTAACCGTCATACGCAGCAGCTTATTGTCAACTATGATATTCCTATTAATAAAATACCATTGTTTGGTTTTGTAAAAGCAAATTATACTTATACAGGAGATTATAGTTGGCAAAAATCGGCTAATGCCTTATCTGAAATAGTAGTGGATGGTACGGGATTTAATTTAGGAAATACAGTTCAAAACGCACGTACTAATACTTTGAATGCTAGTTTTAATATGGATATGTTGTATAAGTATTTAGGTTTGTCCAAAAAACCAAAAGTAGCAGCCAGACCTACTGTTGCTCCTAGACCGGGTCAAAAAATTACGAGTACTCCGGTGAAGCAACAGGCTCAGTCTAGTCCGTTTGTTGATGGATTGTTGGGGGTTTTGACCAGCGTTAAGAACGTTCAGATTAATTATACTGAAAATAGTGGTACAATGTTGCCGGGTTATATGCCAAGTATAGGGTTTTTAGGTTCTTCAAGACCATCATTAGGATTTATTTTTGGTAGTCAGGATGATGTGCGTTATGAAGCAGCTAAAAATGGTTGGCTGACCAATTATCAGGAGTTTAATCAAAATTATACTCAGGTAAGTAACAAAGTTTTGCGTGCTACGGCTAATGTAGATTTGTTTCCTGATTTTAAAATTGATTTGACGATGGATCGATCTTTTTCTGAAAATTATTCAGAGCAATATGATGTGTCGGCTGATGGAACTTATAATTCGCGTTCACCTTATAATTACGGAATGTTTTCTATATCTACAATTTTGATTAAGACTGCTTTTTCTCAAAGTGATGAGAGTATTTCGGCAGCTTTTGACGATTTTAGATCCAATAGACTTTTAGTTGCAAATCAATTGGCAGCCGAACGTTATGGTAGTATTGTACCTAGGTACGATGCGGCAGCACTTCCGGCGGAGAATACAACTGCTCCGGAAACCGATTTAGCAAATCCTAATAATCCCGAACGAAAAAGAATTATTAGTAATGATGGATTTCCGATAGGTTTTGGAAAAAGTAATCAGGCGGTATTGTTGCCGGCTTTTGTAGCTGCTTATTCCGGAGCCGATGCTTCAAATGTTTCTACAAGCATTTTTAGAAATTTTCCTATTCCTAACTGGACGGTAAAATACAATGGTTTGATGCGTTATGATATGTTTAAAAAAACCTTCAGACGATTCTCTTTGCAGCATAGTTACAGGGCTTCTTATACAATTAATCAATACCGTTCTAATTTTGATTATGATAAAGATCCAAACGGAACAGATGATAATGGTAATTTTTATAATAAAACCATTATGTCTAATGTGAATTTAGTGGAACAATTTAGTCCTCTTCTTCGAATGGATTTTGAATTGAAAAATTCGTTAAAAGTCTTGACAGAGATTAAAAAAGACCGTGCTTTATCGATGAGTTTTGATAATAATTTATTGACCGAAGTAAAAGGGGTGGAATACATTGTGGGATTAGGGTATCGATTTAAAAACGTGGTTTTTTCTTCAAGACTGGCTGATAATCCTACCGGGGTTATTAAAGGAGATATTAATCTTAAAGCCGATTTGTCATATAGAAACAACCAAACTATTGTGCGTTATTTGGATTATGATAACAATCAATTGGCTGGTGGGCAAAATTTATGGTCTTTAAAAGTAACGGCTGATTATTCGTTTAGTAAAAATCTAACAGCTATTTTCTATTATGATCATTCGTTTTCTAAGGCTGTAATTTCAACATCTTTCCCTATCACTAATATTCGATCCGGATTTACACTTCGATATAATTTTGGGAATTAATTTTAAAATGGCAAAAGATTTAATTTGAAGATTGTTACATTTGCCAAAAAATAATAATTATCATATTTCAATTACTATTACTATGAATATACCTGCAAATTTAAAGTACACTAAAGATCACGAATGGGTAAGTCTTGAAGGAGATGTTGCAACAATAGGAATTACGCATTTTGCTCAAAAAGAGTTGGGTGATATTGTTTATGTTGAAGTGGAAACTTTAGATCAAACACTTGAGAAAGATGAAGTTTTTGGTACTGTTGAAGCGGTAAAAACTGTTTCGGACTTGTTTCTACCTTTAACCGGAGAAATAATTGAATTCAACACAGGTTTAGAAGATGCTCCGGAATTAGTGAATTCAGATCCTTATGGAGCTGGCTGGATGATAAAAGTTAAGGTTTCAGATTTAGCTGAATACGATACTTTGTTAACTGCTGAAGGCTACAAAGAATTGATTGGTGCTTAAGAAAATTTGTATCGGGGCAGCACTGTGTTGGACAGCGAATATTTTGTATCTCTGTTTAATAAGGATAAGCGAGCTTCCCGAAATTAAGATTTCATACATCGATAAATATATACACGCATTTTTTTATTTCGTGTTTAGTCTGTTGTGGTTTTATGCACTTCAGTTTTATTTTAAAAAAGTAAGTCGTAAAAAGCTTTTTGTTGTTGTTGTTCTAATGGCTTTTGTGTTTGGAATTGCAATAGAATTGTTTCAGACTTTTTTGACAACTAGCAGAAGTGGCGATGTTATTGATGTTGTAGCTAATACTGCAGGTTCTTTACTGGCTATTTTGCTTATCCGGTTTTTAGGTAAAAATTTGTTTTTAAATAAAATTCAAGAATAAATACTAATCCTGCTTCGGCGGGATTTTTTATTGTTTTTCAAAATGAATTTTGTTTCCTTCTTGTTTTGTTGAAGGTGCTATTCAGGATGATTTGGAATTACAGATAATTATTAACAATACATTAATAGCCAAAACTAATTTTGGAATAGTGTTTAGTTAGTTTTTAATTTCTAAATTTGCATAGTGTTTAAGGAATTAAAGACTTTATATTTATAAACTTTAAATAAAGAAATATGGCATTAGCAATAACAGACGCTACTTTTGAAGAAGTAGTATTGAAGTCAGACAAACCAGTTATGGTAGATTTTTGGGCAGCATGGTGTGGGCCTTGTAGAATGGTTGGGCCAATCATTGACGAACTAAGCAATGAGTACGATGGGAAAGTTGTTGTAGGGAAAGTTGATGTAGATGCAAACCAGGAATTTGCTGCTAAATACGGAGTGAGAAACATACCTACTGTATTGGTTTTTCATAACGGAGAAGTCGTAGGAAAGCAAGTAGGAGTTGCTCCTAAGCAAACTTATGCAGATAGTTTAGACGCTTTGTTGTAATCGTAAGATTATGATTTATATGAGAAAAAGGTTTGGCGTGAGTCAAGCCTTTTTTTGTGCAGTAATGAGGATTAATTCTGAATGTTTCTAAAAGAAAAGCTAAGGCTAAAAAAACTTAGTGTTCTCTGCGGTGGATTCTTTTTCTCTCCCCAAGTTTTGAGATTGATTTTTAATAGACGAGATGAAAGATGTTTTTAATTATTCGGAATCAAAAAAAGCAAATAAAAAAAGCGATTCATTTCTGAATCGCTTTTAACAATTTTAGCGGTCTGGACGGGACTCGAACCCGCGACCCCATGCGTGACAGGCATGTATTCTAACCAACTGAACTACCAAACCTCTGCTTTATTGCGAGTGCAAATATACAATATAATTTCTTTTAAAAACAAGCCTTCTGTTAAAAAAAATAATTCTTTTTTTAGTGCCTCCCTAAAATCAAAAAAGCCATTCACATTTAAGTGAAAAGCTTTTCATTGGTTTAACTACTAAACCGAGATCAGCTAACTAGGCCGACCTAACAACACAACTAGCTTTAGATACCGTATAGTGGAAAAAAAAGCC
Protein-coding sequences here:
- the sov gene encoding T9SS outer membrane translocon Sov/SprA — encoded protein: MYKICIFLAVLLCGFVSLAQVNEPVQDTTKRGYSLGKIEIKDPKSILSAYTYDPKTDRYIYTSSVNGFSIKYPLILTPKEYENLVLKESMKDYFKKKSDAIDGKKEGSEEAKKDLLPRYYVKSGLFESIFGSNTIDVKPTGSVEMDMGVRFTRQDNPSFSPRNRSNLAFDFDQRISMSLMGKVGTRLNVNANYDTQSTFAFQNLLKLEYAPTEDDIIQKIEVGNVSMPLNSSLIRGAQSLFGVKAQLQFGKTMVTGVYSEQKSQTKTVVSQNGGTVQDFDIFALDYDNDRHFFLSQYFRNKYDAALKSYPFIDSRVQITRIEVWVTNKQTRLNTTSNNLRNVIALQDLGESQLTGLADSEVVVLDPSTGMFNNPADSPSDNSNNKYNPAQIQTGGGLLNSNIREMATSSSGFNATVIEGQDYSKLENARKLTSNEFTYHPQLGYISLQQRLSNDEILAVAYEYTIGDQVYQVGEFGNDGVDATLVTGTPQSTQAVITQSLILKMLKSNLTNVKNPVWNLMMKNIYQIPGAYQIKQEDFRFNILFTDPSPLNYISPVAGSSFPSNPSLENKVAETPLLNVFNLDKLNYNNDRQLGGDGFFDFVPGLTMDSQNGRIIFTTKEPFGELLFSKLANPNSGEDYNNSTTYNANQAKYVFRSMYRNTQSGALQDSEKNKFLLRGRYKSSAGDGIPIGAFNVPQGSVVVTAGGRILVEGVDYSVNYQLGRVQILDPSLQASNTPINVSLENNSIFGQQTRRFMGVNVEHKFSDKFTLGGTFLKMTERPFTQKSNYGQESVNNTIFGFNTNFSTEVPFFTRLANMLPNVDTDVPSNLSIRGEIAFLKPDTPKADQFNGESTLYVDDFEGSQSTIDMRSAYAWSLASTPEENTNSAYNFNAKANDLSYGHKRSKLAWYTIDPIFYVQRPSGISNDDISLNSTRRIYSKELYPTLDIAQGQTQVINTLDLTYYPSERGPYNNNSSFNLNPKENFGGIMRSISSTNFEQGNVEYIQFWVLDPYVGNGKSEATNTGKVYFNLGEISEDILKDGRKQYENGLGPDQVLVNPRPIWGDVPASQSLIYTFDADTQNRRNQDVGLDGLSNNAETAVYDNFASEPDPAADDYTFYLNSNGGVKERYKNYNGVDGNSAVDINDPNRGATTFPDVEDVNRDNTMNTINAYYEYSIDMKPNMQIGENYVTDVREADVTLPNGATTAARWIQFKIPVSQPENKIGSIEDFRSIRFMRMFMTGFEDEVTMRFGALDLVRGEWRRYTATLDPADTNVGDDNTELDVIAVNVQENDTRCPVNYITPPGVQREQLYNNNTLINQNEQSLSLRVAGEGLEPNDSRAVFKNVSVDMRQFKKLKMFLHAESLKNEMLLQDNQMVGFIRFGNDFTQNFYQIEIPLKVTETTDGVCKYTADDVWPEANEIDLSLALLTQLKVEAMSVDASTLPLDGIYYKNEDELDGSLASKINKLRLGIKGNPNFGLVRTLMVGIKSNEPHQKIKGEVWFNELRLAEMDNRGGMAAVLNVDTNFADFATISATGKMSTVGFGTIEQGPNERSREDIQQYNIVTNLNLGKLLPNKWGINLPFNYSVGEETIKPEYDPFNQDIKLKELLKNTADADTRANLRNRAIDYTKRTSINFIGVRKQRAAEQKPHIYDPENFTFSQSFNKVEHHDYEVEDYLDQQASTSVDYAYTFDNKAVEPFKKTKFMKKSSYWKLLSDFNFNFLPSNITFNTNINRQYNRQQFRQVENVPGLELNPLYRRNFGFNYNYGFNYNLTKSLKFSYAASTNNLVKNYLDQDDQPIDSFSIWDSYWDIGDPNRHTQQLIVNYDIPINKIPLFGFVKANYTYTGDYSWQKSANALSEIVVDGTGFNLGNTVQNARTNTLNASFNMDMLYKYLGLSKKPKVAARPTVAPRPGQKITSTPVKQQAQSSPFVDGLLGVLTSVKNVQINYTENSGTMLPGYMPSIGFLGSSRPSLGFIFGSQDDVRYEAAKNGWLTNYQEFNQNYTQVSNKVLRATANVDLFPDFKIDLTMDRSFSENYSEQYDVSADGTYNSRSPYNYGMFSISTILIKTAFSQSDESISAAFDDFRSNRLLVANQLAAERYGSIVPRYDAAALPAENTTAPETDLANPNNPERKRIISNDGFPIGFGKSNQAVLLPAFVAAYSGADASNVSTSIFRNFPIPNWTVKYNGLMRYDMFKKTFRRFSLQHSYRASYTINQYRSNFDYDKDPNGTDDNGNFYNKTIMSNVNLVEQFSPLLRMDFELKNSLKVLTEIKKDRALSMSFDNNLLTEVKGVEYIVGLGYRFKNVVFSSRLADNPTGVIKGDINLKADLSYRNNQTIVRYLDYDNNQLAGGQNLWSLKVTADYSFSKNLTAIFYYDHSFSKAVISTSFPITNIRSGFTLRYNFGN
- the gcvH gene encoding glycine cleavage system protein GcvH, with product MNIPANLKYTKDHEWVSLEGDVATIGITHFAQKELGDIVYVEVETLDQTLEKDEVFGTVEAVKTVSDLFLPLTGEIIEFNTGLEDAPELVNSDPYGAGWMIKVKVSDLAEYDTLLTAEGYKELIGA
- a CDS encoding VanZ family protein, which encodes MLKKICIGAALCWTANILYLCLIRISELPEIKISYIDKYIHAFFYFVFSLLWFYALQFYFKKVSRKKLFVVVVLMAFVFGIAIELFQTFLTTSRSGDVIDVVANTAGSLLAILLIRFLGKNLFLNKIQE
- the trxA gene encoding thioredoxin yields the protein MALAITDATFEEVVLKSDKPVMVDFWAAWCGPCRMVGPIIDELSNEYDGKVVVGKVDVDANQEFAAKYGVRNIPTVLVFHNGEVVGKQVGVAPKQTYADSLDALL